Proteins co-encoded in one Neofelis nebulosa isolate mNeoNeb1 chromosome 2, mNeoNeb1.pri, whole genome shotgun sequence genomic window:
- the BSDC1 gene encoding BSD domain-containing protein 1 isoform X2: MEDVGWWRSWLQQSYQAVKEKSSEALEFMKRDLTEFTQVVQHDTACTIAATASVVKEKLATEGSSGATEKMKKGLSDFLGVISDTFAPSPDKTIDCDVITLMGTPSGTAEPYDGTKARLYSLQSDPATYCNEPDGPPELFDAWLSQFCLEEKKGEISELLVGSPSIRALYTKMVPAAVSHSEFWHRYFYKVHQLEQEQARRDALKQRAEQSISEEPGWEEEEEELVSDSPTSAKEAKVPVAKTSTSPEGGPGPLSPCEENLMTPAEPPTEVTPSESSESISPVTQIAKPATAAEAPVLPKDLSQKLLEASLEEQGLAVDVGETGPPAPAQFKPHTPAGRPSGPEPRPPARVETLREEVLTDLRVFELNSDSGKSTPSNNGKKGSSTDISEDWEKDFDLDMTEEEVQMALSKVDATGELEDVEWEDWE, translated from the exons AT GGAGGACGTGGGATGGTGGCGGAGCTGGCTGCAGCAGAGCTACCAGGCAGTCAAGGAGAAG TCCTCCGAAGCCTTGGAGTTCATGAAGCGAGACCTGACAGAGTTCACCCAGGTGGTCCAGCATGACACGGCCTGCACCATTGCAGCCACGGCCAGTGTGGTCAAGGAGAAGCTAGCT ACTGAAGGCTCCTCGGGGGCAACAGAGAAGATGAAGAAGGGGTTGTCTGACTTCCTAGGGGTGATCTCCGACACCTTCGCTCCCTCACCAGACAAGACCATAGACTGCGATGTCATCACCCTGATGGGCACACCCTCTGGCACAGCTGAGCCCTATGATGGCACCAAG GCTCGCCTCTACAGCCTGCAGTCAGACCCGGCAACCTACTGCAATGAACCAGATG GGCCCCCGGAATTGTTTGACGCCTGGCTTTCCCAGTTCTGCttggaggagaagaagggggagatCTCAGAGCTCCTTGTAGGCAGCCCCTCCATCCGGGCCCTCTACACCAAGATG gtCCCAGCAGCTGTTTCCCATTCAGAATTCTGGCATCGGTATTTCTATAAAGTCCATCAACTAGAGCAG GAGCAGGCCCGGAGGGATGCCCTGAAGCAACGGGCAGAACAGAGCATCTCTGAAGAGCCTggctgggaggaggaagaag AGGAGCTTGTGAGCGACTCACCCACCTCTGCAAAAGAGGCAAAGGTTCCTGTGGCCAAAACCTCCACGTCCCCTGAAGGAGGCCCTGGCCCCCTGAGCCCCTGTGAAGAGAATCTGATGACTCCAGCCGAGCCTCCAACAGAGGTGACTCCTTCAGAGAGCAGTGAGAGCATCTCCCCCGTGACCCAGATCGCCAAACCTGCCACTGCAGCTGAGGCACCCGTGTTGCCCAAGGACCTGTCCCAGAAGCTGCTAGAGGCATCTTTGGAGGAACAGGGCCTGGCTGTGGATGTGGGTGAGACTGGACCCCCGGCCCCAgctcagttcaagccccacacccctGCTGGCCGCCCCAGCGGCCCAGAGCCTAGGCCTCCAGCCAGAGTAGAGACTCTGAGGGAGGAGGTACTCACAGACTTACGGGTGTTTGAGCTGAACTCGGACAGTGGGAAGTCTACGCCCTCTAACAATGGAAAGAAAG GCTCAAGCACGGACATCAGTGAGGACTGGGAGAAGGACTTTGACTTGGACATGACTGAAGAAGAAGTACAGATGGCACTCTCCAAAGTGGATGCCACTGGGGAG CTGGAAGATGTAGAGTGGGAGGACTGGGAATGA
- the BSDC1 gene encoding BSD domain-containing protein 1 isoform X1 yields the protein MAEGEDVGWWRSWLQQSYQAVKEKSSEALEFMKRDLTEFTQVVQHDTACTIAATASVVKEKLATEGSSGATEKMKKGLSDFLGVISDTFAPSPDKTIDCDVITLMGTPSGTAEPYDGTKARLYSLQSDPATYCNEPDGPPELFDAWLSQFCLEEKKGEISELLVGSPSIRALYTKMVPAAVSHSEFWHRYFYKVHQLEQEQARRDALKQRAEQSISEEPGWEEEEEELVSDSPTSAKEAKVPVAKTSTSPEGGPGPLSPCEENLMTPAEPPTEVTPSESSESISPVTQIAKPATAAEAPVLPKDLSQKLLEASLEEQGLAVDVGETGPPAPAQFKPHTPAGRPSGPEPRPPARVETLREEVLTDLRVFELNSDSGKSTPSNNGKKGSSTDISEDWEKDFDLDMTEEEVQMALSKVDATGELEDVEWEDWE from the exons ATGGCGGAAGG GGAGGACGTGGGATGGTGGCGGAGCTGGCTGCAGCAGAGCTACCAGGCAGTCAAGGAGAAG TCCTCCGAAGCCTTGGAGTTCATGAAGCGAGACCTGACAGAGTTCACCCAGGTGGTCCAGCATGACACGGCCTGCACCATTGCAGCCACGGCCAGTGTGGTCAAGGAGAAGCTAGCT ACTGAAGGCTCCTCGGGGGCAACAGAGAAGATGAAGAAGGGGTTGTCTGACTTCCTAGGGGTGATCTCCGACACCTTCGCTCCCTCACCAGACAAGACCATAGACTGCGATGTCATCACCCTGATGGGCACACCCTCTGGCACAGCTGAGCCCTATGATGGCACCAAG GCTCGCCTCTACAGCCTGCAGTCAGACCCGGCAACCTACTGCAATGAACCAGATG GGCCCCCGGAATTGTTTGACGCCTGGCTTTCCCAGTTCTGCttggaggagaagaagggggagatCTCAGAGCTCCTTGTAGGCAGCCCCTCCATCCGGGCCCTCTACACCAAGATG gtCCCAGCAGCTGTTTCCCATTCAGAATTCTGGCATCGGTATTTCTATAAAGTCCATCAACTAGAGCAG GAGCAGGCCCGGAGGGATGCCCTGAAGCAACGGGCAGAACAGAGCATCTCTGAAGAGCCTggctgggaggaggaagaag AGGAGCTTGTGAGCGACTCACCCACCTCTGCAAAAGAGGCAAAGGTTCCTGTGGCCAAAACCTCCACGTCCCCTGAAGGAGGCCCTGGCCCCCTGAGCCCCTGTGAAGAGAATCTGATGACTCCAGCCGAGCCTCCAACAGAGGTGACTCCTTCAGAGAGCAGTGAGAGCATCTCCCCCGTGACCCAGATCGCCAAACCTGCCACTGCAGCTGAGGCACCCGTGTTGCCCAAGGACCTGTCCCAGAAGCTGCTAGAGGCATCTTTGGAGGAACAGGGCCTGGCTGTGGATGTGGGTGAGACTGGACCCCCGGCCCCAgctcagttcaagccccacacccctGCTGGCCGCCCCAGCGGCCCAGAGCCTAGGCCTCCAGCCAGAGTAGAGACTCTGAGGGAGGAGGTACTCACAGACTTACGGGTGTTTGAGCTGAACTCGGACAGTGGGAAGTCTACGCCCTCTAACAATGGAAAGAAAG GCTCAAGCACGGACATCAGTGAGGACTGGGAGAAGGACTTTGACTTGGACATGACTGAAGAAGAAGTACAGATGGCACTCTCCAAAGTGGATGCCACTGGGGAG CTGGAAGATGTAGAGTGGGAGGACTGGGAATGA
- the BSDC1 gene encoding BSD domain-containing protein 1 isoform X3 gives MAEGEDVGWWRSWLQQSYQAVKEKSSEALEFMKRDLTEFTQVVQHDTACTIAATASVVKEKLATEGSSGATEKMKKGLSDFLGVISDTFAPSPDKTIDCDVITLMGTPSGTAEPYDGTKARLYSLQSDPATYCNEPDGPPELFDAWLSQFCLEEKKGEISELLVGSPSIRALYTKMEQARRDALKQRAEQSISEEPGWEEEEEELVSDSPTSAKEAKVPVAKTSTSPEGGPGPLSPCEENLMTPAEPPTEVTPSESSESISPVTQIAKPATAAEAPVLPKDLSQKLLEASLEEQGLAVDVGETGPPAPAQFKPHTPAGRPSGPEPRPPARVETLREEVLTDLRVFELNSDSGKSTPSNNGKKGSSTDISEDWEKDFDLDMTEEEVQMALSKVDATGELEDVEWEDWE, from the exons ATGGCGGAAGG GGAGGACGTGGGATGGTGGCGGAGCTGGCTGCAGCAGAGCTACCAGGCAGTCAAGGAGAAG TCCTCCGAAGCCTTGGAGTTCATGAAGCGAGACCTGACAGAGTTCACCCAGGTGGTCCAGCATGACACGGCCTGCACCATTGCAGCCACGGCCAGTGTGGTCAAGGAGAAGCTAGCT ACTGAAGGCTCCTCGGGGGCAACAGAGAAGATGAAGAAGGGGTTGTCTGACTTCCTAGGGGTGATCTCCGACACCTTCGCTCCCTCACCAGACAAGACCATAGACTGCGATGTCATCACCCTGATGGGCACACCCTCTGGCACAGCTGAGCCCTATGATGGCACCAAG GCTCGCCTCTACAGCCTGCAGTCAGACCCGGCAACCTACTGCAATGAACCAGATG GGCCCCCGGAATTGTTTGACGCCTGGCTTTCCCAGTTCTGCttggaggagaagaagggggagatCTCAGAGCTCCTTGTAGGCAGCCCCTCCATCCGGGCCCTCTACACCAAGATG GAGCAGGCCCGGAGGGATGCCCTGAAGCAACGGGCAGAACAGAGCATCTCTGAAGAGCCTggctgggaggaggaagaag AGGAGCTTGTGAGCGACTCACCCACCTCTGCAAAAGAGGCAAAGGTTCCTGTGGCCAAAACCTCCACGTCCCCTGAAGGAGGCCCTGGCCCCCTGAGCCCCTGTGAAGAGAATCTGATGACTCCAGCCGAGCCTCCAACAGAGGTGACTCCTTCAGAGAGCAGTGAGAGCATCTCCCCCGTGACCCAGATCGCCAAACCTGCCACTGCAGCTGAGGCACCCGTGTTGCCCAAGGACCTGTCCCAGAAGCTGCTAGAGGCATCTTTGGAGGAACAGGGCCTGGCTGTGGATGTGGGTGAGACTGGACCCCCGGCCCCAgctcagttcaagccccacacccctGCTGGCCGCCCCAGCGGCCCAGAGCCTAGGCCTCCAGCCAGAGTAGAGACTCTGAGGGAGGAGGTACTCACAGACTTACGGGTGTTTGAGCTGAACTCGGACAGTGGGAAGTCTACGCCCTCTAACAATGGAAAGAAAG GCTCAAGCACGGACATCAGTGAGGACTGGGAGAAGGACTTTGACTTGGACATGACTGAAGAAGAAGTACAGATGGCACTCTCCAAAGTGGATGCCACTGGGGAG CTGGAAGATGTAGAGTGGGAGGACTGGGAATGA
- the TSSK3 gene encoding testis-specific serine/threonine-protein kinase 3 isoform X1, translating into MEDFLLSNGYQLGKTIGEGTYSKVKEAFSKKHQTKVAIKIIDKMGGPEEFIQRFLPRELQIVRTLDHKNIIQVYEMLESADGKIYLVMELAEGGDVFDCVLNGGPLPESRAKALFRQMVEAIRYCHGCGVAHRDLKCENALLQGFNLKLTDFGFAKVLPKSRRELSQTFCGSTAYAAPEVLQGIPHDSKKGDVWSMGVVLYVMLCASLPFDDTDIPKMLWQQQKGVSFPTHLGISAECQDLLKRLLEPDMILRPSIEEVSWHPWLAST; encoded by the exons ATGGAGGACTTTCTGCTCTCCAATGGGTACCAGCTGGGCAAGACCATTGGGGAAGGGACCTACTCAAAAGTCAAAGAAGCATTTTccaaaaaacaccaaacaaaagtGGCAATTAAAATTATAGACAAGATGGGAGGGCCGGAAG AATTTATCCAGAGATTCCTGCCTCGGGAGCTCCAGATTGTCCGTACCCTGGACCACAAGAACATCATCCAGGTGTATGAGATGCTGGAGTCTGCTGACGGGAAAATCTACCTGGTGATGGAGCTGGCTGAAGGCGGGGACGTCTTTGACTGTGTGCTGAATGGGGGGCCACTTCCCGAGAGCCGGGCCAAGGCCCTCTTCCGTCAAATGGTCGAGGCCATCCGCTACTGCCATGGCTGTGGTGTGGCCCACCGGGACCTCAAGTGTGAGAACGCCTTGTTGCAGGGCTTCAACCTGAAGCTGACTGACTTTGGCTTCGCTAAGGTGTTGCCCAAGTCACGTCGAGAGCTGAGCCAGACGTTCTGCGGCAGCACAGCCTACGCCGCCCCCGAGGTGCTGCAGGGTATTCCTCACGATAGCAAGAAGGGCGACGTCTGGAGTATGGGCGTGGTCCTGTACGTCATGCTCTGTGCCAGCCTACCTTTTGACGACACAGACATCCCCAAGATGCTGTGGCAGCAGCAGAAGGGGGTGTCCTTCCCCACTCATCTGGGCATCTCAGCCGAATGCCAGGACCTGCTCAAGCGGCTCCTGGAACCAGACATGATCCTCCGGCCTTCAATCGAAGAAGTTAGTTGGCATCCATGGCTAGCAAGCACTTGA
- the TSSK3 gene encoding testis-specific serine/threonine-protein kinase 3 isoform X2, with product MVRTEFIQRFLPRELQIVRTLDHKNIIQVYEMLESADGKIYLVMELAEGGDVFDCVLNGGPLPESRAKALFRQMVEAIRYCHGCGVAHRDLKCENALLQGFNLKLTDFGFAKVLPKSRRELSQTFCGSTAYAAPEVLQGIPHDSKKGDVWSMGVVLYVMLCASLPFDDTDIPKMLWQQQKGVSFPTHLGISAECQDLLKRLLEPDMILRPSIEEVSWHPWLAST from the exons ATGGTGAGGACAG AATTTATCCAGAGATTCCTGCCTCGGGAGCTCCAGATTGTCCGTACCCTGGACCACAAGAACATCATCCAGGTGTATGAGATGCTGGAGTCTGCTGACGGGAAAATCTACCTGGTGATGGAGCTGGCTGAAGGCGGGGACGTCTTTGACTGTGTGCTGAATGGGGGGCCACTTCCCGAGAGCCGGGCCAAGGCCCTCTTCCGTCAAATGGTCGAGGCCATCCGCTACTGCCATGGCTGTGGTGTGGCCCACCGGGACCTCAAGTGTGAGAACGCCTTGTTGCAGGGCTTCAACCTGAAGCTGACTGACTTTGGCTTCGCTAAGGTGTTGCCCAAGTCACGTCGAGAGCTGAGCCAGACGTTCTGCGGCAGCACAGCCTACGCCGCCCCCGAGGTGCTGCAGGGTATTCCTCACGATAGCAAGAAGGGCGACGTCTGGAGTATGGGCGTGGTCCTGTACGTCATGCTCTGTGCCAGCCTACCTTTTGACGACACAGACATCCCCAAGATGCTGTGGCAGCAGCAGAAGGGGGTGTCCTTCCCCACTCATCTGGGCATCTCAGCCGAATGCCAGGACCTGCTCAAGCGGCTCCTGGAACCAGACATGATCCTCCGGCCTTCAATCGAAGAAGTTAGTTGGCATCCATGGCTAGCAAGCACTTGA
- the FAM229A gene encoding protein FAM229A, whose product MQPAPSTPGPWRAADTCRAPPGPERPPAARGRAAASSLGPASASGRAPRGLDMSAQEPSQGRRFPIEAGDSPGLAAAPESQDSPEPVATEHNPVRPLRRCPGCHCLTLLHVPIDVYLAMGGSPRARAT is encoded by the exons ATGCAGCCCGCCCCCTCGACGCCCGGGCCGTGGCGCGCCGCAGACACCTGCCGGGCTCCGCCTGGACCGGAGCGTCCTCCCGCGGCCAGGGGTCGGGCAGCTGCTTCCAGCCTGGGACCGGCCTCGGCCTCCGGCAG AGCGCCCCGGGGCCTGGACATGAGTGCCCAGGAGCCCTCGCAGGGTCGGAGATTCCCCATTGAGGCCGGAGACTCCCCTGGCCTTGCCGCCGCCCCCGAGTCCCAGGACAGCCCGGAGCCGGTAGCCACGGAGCACAACCCGGTCAG GCCGCTTCGACGCTGCCCGGGCTGCCACTGCCTGACACTGTTGCACGTGCCCATCGACGTCTACCTGGCCATGGGCGGGAGCCCCCGGGCCCGCGCCACCTGA